One Primulina huaijiensis isolate GDHJ02 chromosome 5, ASM1229523v2, whole genome shotgun sequence DNA segment encodes these proteins:
- the LOC140976841 gene encoding myb family transcription factor PHL7-like: MEPTSGGNNANLASKQRLRWTHELHDRFVDAVAQLGGPDRATPKGVLRIMGVQGLTIYHVKSHLQKYRLAKYLPDSSLDGTKPDKKESEDMLSTLDGSSGVQINEALKLQMEVQKRLHEQLEVQRQLQLRIEAQGKYLKKIIEEQQRINGVVPEGPGTEDNFPESDTKTDPATPASTPEPPFPDKPAKRHTTDKSLSFDESFSRHEPQTPDSDFQSTSRVKGPNERPGKKLRVNDDGAFSKPDMELTHSILGSSLNPLTSSHLHFSL, from the exons ATGGAACCTACCAGTGGAGGCAACAATGCGAATCTGGCGTCAAAACAGCGGCTTCGTTGGACACATGAGCTCCACGACCGATTTGTTGATGCTGTAGCACAACTTGGTGGTCCTGATA GAGCTACTCCAAAAGGTGTACTCCGAATTATGGGAGTTCAAGGGCTGACAATTTACCATGTAAAAAGCCACTTGCAG AAATACCGGCTTGCCAAGTATCTTCCAGATTCATCTTTGGATG GGACAAAGCCAGATAAAAAAGAATCTGAAGATATGCTTTCCACCTTGGATGGTTCATC TGGTGTGCAAATAAATGAAGCACTCAAGCTGCAGATGGAGGTTCAAAAGCGACTGCATGAGCAATTAGAG GTGCAGAGACAGCTACAGTTGAGGATTGAAGCCCAAGGAAAGTACTTAAAGAAGATAATTGAAGAACAACAGCGCATCAATGGAGTTGTTCCAGAGGGGCCTGGAACAGAGGACAATTTTCCAGAATCAGATACTAAAACTGACCCAGCTACTCCTGCTTCAACACCCGAGCCACCTTTTCCTGACAAACCTGCCAAAAGACATACCACAGATAAGAGCCTCTCTTTTGATGAATCGTTCTCTCGTCACGAACCACAAACCCCAGATTCTGATTTCCAGTCGACTTCTCGAGTTAAAGGCCCTAATGAGAGGCCCGGAAAGAAGCTACGGGTCAATGATGATGGAGCATTCTCTAAACCTGACATGGAACTTACCCATTCGATATTGGGGTCGAGTTTGAACCCGCTTACTAGCAGCCATTTGCATTTTTCTTTATGA
- the LOC140976843 gene encoding uncharacterized protein isoform X1 → MALKFLNKKGWHTGSLRNIENVWKAEQKHEAEQKKLEELRKQIHEERERSEFRQLQEQAGLIPKQERLDFLYDSGLAVGKGTSGFKALESLRKNDPENAAPSSSVANSVTATAQQSAVPGALFEEKPQSANDTWRKLHSDPLLLIRRREQEALARVKNNPVQMAMIHKSVEAKKKDNEEEKHRKKRHEKQSKHRKRSSSKSDSDSEDTEFTVKKQSEFYQQRKKYEESSHEEAQNSDEESSERGNRRKRYYDKQYKEGQSGGHQDTKYNSGRKRWKDHYEFQHQEYSSEQRQVKSHHDNQDGHLDPKHEKSDDARKIKKSRHDYELKERFSDRHSESRHDKQEHISERHSESHYDKQSRLKSSQKPPRPGSSNRLQNSVKLTAEDRAARLREMQMDAEVHEVQRWKRLDKAAESDAQEALRDQAYAGRNFLDTAQKSIYGAEKGGSSTIEESVRRRTHYSQGRSDTDKNAFRR, encoded by the exons ATGGCGCTGAAGTTTCTAAACAAGAAGGGATGGCACACGGGCAGTCTGCGCAACATCGAGAATGTGTGGAAAGCCGAGCAGAAGCACGAAGCCGAGCAGAAGAAGCTCGAGGAACTCCGCAAGCAGATACACGAGGAACGAGAGCGATCAGAATTTCGCCAGCTCCAAGAACAAGCTGGCCTTATACC CAAGCAAGAGCGTTTGGACTTTCTGTACGACTCGGGATTAGCTGTTGGGAAGGGGACTTCCGGTTTCAAGGCTCTTGAATCTTTGCGCAAGAATGATCCCGAAAACGCTGCCCCTTCCTCTTCTGTTGCCAATTCGGTTACTGCTACCGCTCAG CAATCGGCAGTTCCAGGGGCTTTGTTTGAGGAGAAGCCACAATCAGCAAATGATACTTGGAGGAAACTGCATTCAGATCCTTTGCTTTTGATCCGTCGGAGGGAGCAGGAAGCACTTGCTCGTGTCAAGAATAACCCAGTTCAGATGGCCATGATTCACAAATCT GTAGAAGCGAAAAAGAAGGACAATGAGGAGGAAAAACATAGAAAGAAACGTCATGAGAAGCAGTCTAAACATCGGAAACGCTCATCATCGAAAAGTGATTCTGATTCAGAAGATACTGAGTTCACTGTGAAAAAACAATCAGAGTTTTATCAACAACGCAAAAAATATGAAGAATCTTCCCATGAAGAAGCTCAGAATTCTGATGAAGAATCAAGCGAAAGGGGTAATAGAAGAAAGAGATATTATGACAAGCAGTACAAAGAAGGGCAATCTGGTGGCCATCAGGACACCAAATACAATAGTGGACGAAAACGGTGGAAGGATCATTATGAATTTCAACATCAAGAATATTCTTCAGAACAACGACAGGTCAAATCTCATCATGACAACCAAGATGGCCACCTTGATCCCAAACATGAGAAAAGTGATGATGCACGGAAAATAAAGAAGAGTCGTCAtgattatgaactcaaagaacGTTTTTCAGACAGACATTCTGAGTCTCGTCATGACAAGCAAGAACATATTTCAGAAAGGCATTCTGAATCTCATTATGACAAGCAAAGCCGGCTCAAATCTTCTCAAAAGCCACCAAGACCTGGTTCAAGCAATAGGCTTCAAAATTCTGTTAAACTTACAGCAGAAGATAGGGCTGCTAGACTGCGGGAGATGCAAATGGATGCTGAAGTGCACGAAGTGCAAAGATGGAAAAGGCTTGACAAGGCTGCAGAAAGTGATGCTCAGGAAGCTCTTCGAGATCAAGCATATGCTGGGAGAAACTTCCTGGATACTGCTCAAAAAAGTATATATGGTGCTGAGAAGGGAGGAAGCTCGACCATTGAGGAGAGTGTTCGGCGTCGAACTCATTATTCACAGGGAAGGTCAGATACTGATAAGAATGCGTTCCGGCGGTAA
- the LOC140976843 gene encoding uncharacterized protein isoform X2 — protein sequence MALKFLNKKGWHTGSLRNIENVWKAEQKHEAEQKKLEELRKQIHEERERSEFRQLQEQAGLIPKQERLDFLYDSGLAVGKGTSGFKALESLRKNDPENAAPSSSVANSVTATAQQSAVPGALFEEKPQSANDTWRKLHSDPLLLIRRREQEALARVKNNPVQMAMIHKSVTKKKDNEEEKHRKKRHEKQSKHRKRSSSKSDSDSEDTEFTVKKQSEFYQQRKKYEESSHEEAQNSDEESSERGNRRKRYYDKQYKEGQSGGHQDTKYNSGRKRWKDHYEFQHQEYSSEQRQVKSHHDNQDGHLDPKHEKSDDARKIKKSRHDYELKERFSDRHSESRHDKQEHISERHSESHYDKQSRLKSSQKPPRPGSSNRLQNSVKLTAEDRAARLREMQMDAEVHEVQRWKRLDKAAESDAQEALRDQAYAGRNFLDTAQKSIYGAEKGGSSTIEESVRRRTHYSQGRSDTDKNAFRR from the exons ATGGCGCTGAAGTTTCTAAACAAGAAGGGATGGCACACGGGCAGTCTGCGCAACATCGAGAATGTGTGGAAAGCCGAGCAGAAGCACGAAGCCGAGCAGAAGAAGCTCGAGGAACTCCGCAAGCAGATACACGAGGAACGAGAGCGATCAGAATTTCGCCAGCTCCAAGAACAAGCTGGCCTTATACC CAAGCAAGAGCGTTTGGACTTTCTGTACGACTCGGGATTAGCTGTTGGGAAGGGGACTTCCGGTTTCAAGGCTCTTGAATCTTTGCGCAAGAATGATCCCGAAAACGCTGCCCCTTCCTCTTCTGTTGCCAATTCGGTTACTGCTACCGCTCAG CAATCGGCAGTTCCAGGGGCTTTGTTTGAGGAGAAGCCACAATCAGCAAATGATACTTGGAGGAAACTGCATTCAGATCCTTTGCTTTTGATCCGTCGGAGGGAGCAGGAAGCACTTGCTCGTGTCAAGAATAACCCAGTTCAGATGGCCATGATTCACAAATCTGTAA CGAAAAAGAAGGACAATGAGGAGGAAAAACATAGAAAGAAACGTCATGAGAAGCAGTCTAAACATCGGAAACGCTCATCATCGAAAAGTGATTCTGATTCAGAAGATACTGAGTTCACTGTGAAAAAACAATCAGAGTTTTATCAACAACGCAAAAAATATGAAGAATCTTCCCATGAAGAAGCTCAGAATTCTGATGAAGAATCAAGCGAAAGGGGTAATAGAAGAAAGAGATATTATGACAAGCAGTACAAAGAAGGGCAATCTGGTGGCCATCAGGACACCAAATACAATAGTGGACGAAAACGGTGGAAGGATCATTATGAATTTCAACATCAAGAATATTCTTCAGAACAACGACAGGTCAAATCTCATCATGACAACCAAGATGGCCACCTTGATCCCAAACATGAGAAAAGTGATGATGCACGGAAAATAAAGAAGAGTCGTCAtgattatgaactcaaagaacGTTTTTCAGACAGACATTCTGAGTCTCGTCATGACAAGCAAGAACATATTTCAGAAAGGCATTCTGAATCTCATTATGACAAGCAAAGCCGGCTCAAATCTTCTCAAAAGCCACCAAGACCTGGTTCAAGCAATAGGCTTCAAAATTCTGTTAAACTTACAGCAGAAGATAGGGCTGCTAGACTGCGGGAGATGCAAATGGATGCTGAAGTGCACGAAGTGCAAAGATGGAAAAGGCTTGACAAGGCTGCAGAAAGTGATGCTCAGGAAGCTCTTCGAGATCAAGCATATGCTGGGAGAAACTTCCTGGATACTGCTCAAAAAAGTATATATGGTGCTGAGAAGGGAGGAAGCTCGACCATTGAGGAGAGTGTTCGGCGTCGAACTCATTATTCACAGGGAAGGTCAGATACTGATAAGAATGCGTTCCGGCGGTAA
- the LOC140976845 gene encoding ABC transporter D family member 2, chloroplastic-like isoform X2: MNWSWMLVTSSEMIGLESRVYLPPQKFHTPRAFSRSATPIQISGKIKYHKFFRFRLVPNRSFFGATRRKKSGPSLFPAFVSDLSSASPESDQENARRKAPNVQLLLKRFWEVAAPYWFSDDRVHARWRLAGVFALTLGTTGISVGFNFLGRDFYNALANKDQEQFTKQLMYYLAAFAIGIPVFVLRDYAKDTLSLRWRSWMTSYYMDRYLKNRTFYKIQSQSIIDNPDQRIVDDLSSFTAAALAFSLTLFNATVDLISFSNILYGIYPPLFLVLLGYSLGGTAISIVLGRGLVNLNFLQEKKEADFRYGLVRIRENAESIAFYGGEQNEMQLLMQRFRSAFENLSQLLISSRNLEFFTNGYRYLIQILPAAVVAPMFFSGKIEFGVINQSVSAFNHILGDFSLIVYQFQALSAFSAVIERLDADVWKPPAGVDVSKFYVELSSKLLSINHLTLMTPSGATLIRDLSLDVYERNHLLITGPSGSGKTSLLRAVAGLWSFGKGTITTYEINEGDPLSQFSSNLTSLEVSSVDKTKGNENRRKNERSRGLFFLPQKPYMVLGTLRQQLLYPNWCEDSISISDNDKPTGSLPFLMMAQNMDPRPQKPTTDDIIQVLHDVWLGYILSRFDLDSIYEWSSVLSLGEQQRLAFARLLLSKPFLVLLDESTSALDEANETHIYRLIEAAGITYISIGHRKTLYEYHKQVFRISPVEPTNADRNWHFEPINETSTYNLLKQ; the protein is encoded by the exons ATGAATTGGAGTTGGATGCTCGTGACATCTAGCGAAATGATAGGACTGGAATCCAGAGTGTACCTTCCGCCACAGAAATTCCACACTCCTCGAGCTTTTTCAAGAAGTGCCACACCTATTCAAATCAGCGGGAAAATCAAGTATCACAAATTTTTTCGGTTCAGATTGGTTCCTAATCGTTCATTTTTTGGTGCTACTCGGAGGAAAAAATCGGGTCCCTCTTTGTTTCCAGCTTTTGTTAGTGATTTATCCTCTGCTTCACCGGAATCTGATCAG GAGAATGCGCGGAGGAAGGCCCCAAATGTCCAACTCCTACTGAAGAGGTTTTGGGAAGTGGCTGCACCTTATTGGTTTTCCGATGATAGGGTCCACGCTCGGTGGCGGCTTGCAGGCGTTTTTGCACTTACTTTGGGGACGACGGGTATCAGTGTTGGTTTCAACTTTCTTGGCCGTGACTTCTATAATGCCCTTGCTA ACAAAGACCAAGAACAGTTTACCAAGCAACTGATGTATTACTTGGCTGCTTTTGCTATTGGAATTCCG gtttttgtTTTGAGGGATTATGCAAAAGATACTCTTTCTTTGAGATGGAGATCTTGGATGACAAGCTATTACATGGATCGAtatttgaagaatagaactttttacaaaatacaatctcaatcaataatTGATAACCCCGATCAGAGgattgttgatgatttaagTTCTTTCACAGCAGCAGCTCTCGCATTTTCCTTGACACTCTTCAATGCTACCGTGGACTTGATATCTTTCAGTAATATCTTATATGGAATCTATCCACCACTTTTTCTCGTTCTTCTGGGTTACTCACTTGGAGGAACAGCTATCAGTATTGTCCTTGGTAGG GGACTGGTGAATCTGAACTTTTTGCAAGAGAAAAAAGAAGCAGATTTTCGTTATGGACTAGTGCGCATTAGAGAAAATGCTGAATCCATTGCATTTTATGGCGGCGAACAAAATGAGATGCAACTTCTAATGCAGCGATTCAGAAGTGCATTCGAAAATCTCAGT CAATTATTGATATCTTCCAGAAATCTGGAGTTCTTCACCAATGGCTACAGATACCTGATCCAGATTCTTCCTGCAGCAGTAGTCGCACCCATGTTTTTCTCTGGAAAAATTGAATTTGGAGTCATTAATCAGTCTGTATCTGCATTTAATCACATTCTTGGAGATTTTTCCCTCATAGTGTACCAATTTCAAGCTCTCAGTGCCTTTTCTGCTGTCATTGAGCGACTAG ATGCTGATGTGTGGAAACCACCTGCTGGTGTTGATGTGTCGAAGTTCTATGTTGAGCTGAG TTCAAAATTATTGAGTATCAATCATTTAACTCTAATGACTCCAAGCGGAGCAACACTTATCAGGGATTTGTCTTTGGACGTCTATGAGAGGAACCACTTGCTG ATTACAGGACCAAGCGGAAGTGGTAAAACTTCATTACTAAGAGCTGTAGCTGGTCTCTGGAGCTTTGGAAAGGGCACTATCACAACTTATGAGATAAATGAGGGAGATCCTCTGTCACAGTTTTCTTCAAACCTGACTTCTCTTGAAGTAAGTTCAGTGGACAAGACCAAGGGCAATGAAAACAGACGGAAAAATGAACGTTCAAGAGGTCTATTTTTCCTTCCTCAGAAACCATATATGGTTTTGGGAACGCTTCGTCAACAATTGCTTTATCCTAATTGGTGTGAAGATTCAATTTCCATATCAGACAACGATAAACCAACTG GTTCACTACCTTTCCTAATGATGGCACAAAACATGGATCCAAGGCCTCAGAAGCCTACTACTGATGATATAATTCAAGTTCTACACGATGTTTGGCTTGGCTACATACTGTCACGATTTGATCTAGATTCCATATATGAATGGTCTAGTGTTCTTTCTCTTGGCGAGCAGCAACGTCTAGCATTTGCACGTTTATTGCTTTCAAAGCCATTCTTGGTTCTCTTGGATGAATCTACTAGTGCTTTAGACGAAGCCAACGAG ACACATATATATCGGTTGATCGAAGCTGCAGGGATCACATACATAAGCATCGGTCACAGAAAAACACTATACGAATACCATAAGCAAGTCTTTCGTATATCCCCAGTGGAACCAACAAATGCAGATCGCAACTGGCACTTTGAGCCAATCAATGAAACTTCCACATACAATCTATTGAAGCAGTAA
- the LOC140976845 gene encoding ABC transporter D family member 2, chloroplastic-like isoform X1, translating into MNWSWMLVTSSEMIGLESRVYLPPQKFHTPRAFSRSATPIQISGKIKYHKFFRFRLVPNRSFFGATRRKKSGPSLFPAFVSDLSSASPESDQENARRKAPNVQLLLKRFWEVAAPYWFSDDRVHARWRLAGVFALTLGTTGISVGFNFLGRDFYNALANKDQEQFTKQLMYYLAAFAIGIPVFVLRDYAKDTLSLRWRSWMTSYYMDRYLKNRTFYKIQSQSIIDNPDQRIVDDLSSFTAAALAFSLTLFNATVDLISFSNILYGIYPPLFLVLLGYSLGGTAISIVLGRGLVNLNFLQEKKEADFRYGLVRIRENAESIAFYGGEQNEMQLLMQRFRSAFENLSQLLISSRNLEFFTNGYRYLIQILPAAVVAPMFFSGKIEFGVINQSVSAFNHILGDFSLIVYQFQALSAFSAVIERLGEFDDLLNSKETRSDADNLEEICRELCVISDCSISNGSVPLGNSSKLLSINHLTLMTPSGATLIRDLSLDVYERNHLLITGPSGSGKTSLLRAVAGLWSFGKGTITTYEINEGDPLSQFSSNLTSLEVSSVDKTKGNENRRKNERSRGLFFLPQKPYMVLGTLRQQLLYPNWCEDSISISDNDKPTGSLPFLMMAQNMDPRPQKPTTDDIIQVLHDVWLGYILSRFDLDSIYEWSSVLSLGEQQRLAFARLLLSKPFLVLLDESTSALDEANETHIYRLIEAAGITYISIGHRKTLYEYHKQVFRISPVEPTNADRNWHFEPINETSTYNLLKQ; encoded by the exons ATGAATTGGAGTTGGATGCTCGTGACATCTAGCGAAATGATAGGACTGGAATCCAGAGTGTACCTTCCGCCACAGAAATTCCACACTCCTCGAGCTTTTTCAAGAAGTGCCACACCTATTCAAATCAGCGGGAAAATCAAGTATCACAAATTTTTTCGGTTCAGATTGGTTCCTAATCGTTCATTTTTTGGTGCTACTCGGAGGAAAAAATCGGGTCCCTCTTTGTTTCCAGCTTTTGTTAGTGATTTATCCTCTGCTTCACCGGAATCTGATCAG GAGAATGCGCGGAGGAAGGCCCCAAATGTCCAACTCCTACTGAAGAGGTTTTGGGAAGTGGCTGCACCTTATTGGTTTTCCGATGATAGGGTCCACGCTCGGTGGCGGCTTGCAGGCGTTTTTGCACTTACTTTGGGGACGACGGGTATCAGTGTTGGTTTCAACTTTCTTGGCCGTGACTTCTATAATGCCCTTGCTA ACAAAGACCAAGAACAGTTTACCAAGCAACTGATGTATTACTTGGCTGCTTTTGCTATTGGAATTCCG gtttttgtTTTGAGGGATTATGCAAAAGATACTCTTTCTTTGAGATGGAGATCTTGGATGACAAGCTATTACATGGATCGAtatttgaagaatagaactttttacaaaatacaatctcaatcaataatTGATAACCCCGATCAGAGgattgttgatgatttaagTTCTTTCACAGCAGCAGCTCTCGCATTTTCCTTGACACTCTTCAATGCTACCGTGGACTTGATATCTTTCAGTAATATCTTATATGGAATCTATCCACCACTTTTTCTCGTTCTTCTGGGTTACTCACTTGGAGGAACAGCTATCAGTATTGTCCTTGGTAGG GGACTGGTGAATCTGAACTTTTTGCAAGAGAAAAAAGAAGCAGATTTTCGTTATGGACTAGTGCGCATTAGAGAAAATGCTGAATCCATTGCATTTTATGGCGGCGAACAAAATGAGATGCAACTTCTAATGCAGCGATTCAGAAGTGCATTCGAAAATCTCAGT CAATTATTGATATCTTCCAGAAATCTGGAGTTCTTCACCAATGGCTACAGATACCTGATCCAGATTCTTCCTGCAGCAGTAGTCGCACCCATGTTTTTCTCTGGAAAAATTGAATTTGGAGTCATTAATCAGTCTGTATCTGCATTTAATCACATTCTTGGAGATTTTTCCCTCATAGTGTACCAATTTCAAGCTCTCAGTGCCTTTTCTGCTGTCATTGAGCGACTAG GTGAATTTGATGATCTTTTAAACAGCAAAGAGACTAGAAGTGATGCTGACAACTTGGAGGAAATCTGTCGCGAATTATGCGTTATTTCTGACTGTAGCATTTCTAATGGATCTGTGCCCCTTGGCAACAGTTCAAAATTATTGAGTATCAATCATTTAACTCTAATGACTCCAAGCGGAGCAACACTTATCAGGGATTTGTCTTTGGACGTCTATGAGAGGAACCACTTGCTG ATTACAGGACCAAGCGGAAGTGGTAAAACTTCATTACTAAGAGCTGTAGCTGGTCTCTGGAGCTTTGGAAAGGGCACTATCACAACTTATGAGATAAATGAGGGAGATCCTCTGTCACAGTTTTCTTCAAACCTGACTTCTCTTGAAGTAAGTTCAGTGGACAAGACCAAGGGCAATGAAAACAGACGGAAAAATGAACGTTCAAGAGGTCTATTTTTCCTTCCTCAGAAACCATATATGGTTTTGGGAACGCTTCGTCAACAATTGCTTTATCCTAATTGGTGTGAAGATTCAATTTCCATATCAGACAACGATAAACCAACTG GTTCACTACCTTTCCTAATGATGGCACAAAACATGGATCCAAGGCCTCAGAAGCCTACTACTGATGATATAATTCAAGTTCTACACGATGTTTGGCTTGGCTACATACTGTCACGATTTGATCTAGATTCCATATATGAATGGTCTAGTGTTCTTTCTCTTGGCGAGCAGCAACGTCTAGCATTTGCACGTTTATTGCTTTCAAAGCCATTCTTGGTTCTCTTGGATGAATCTACTAGTGCTTTAGACGAAGCCAACGAG ACACATATATATCGGTTGATCGAAGCTGCAGGGATCACATACATAAGCATCGGTCACAGAAAAACACTATACGAATACCATAAGCAAGTCTTTCGTATATCCCCAGTGGAACCAACAAATGCAGATCGCAACTGGCACTTTGAGCCAATCAATGAAACTTCCACATACAATCTATTGAAGCAGTAA
- the LOC140976846 gene encoding uncharacterized protein, which produces MRSSIRKIPHPLIGRATTSASIPAALSTSGGGRGRGGPTPFIFSVDSSAQTESDTTKDESPSSFGQGHGHGRGKPLQSPPILPSFPSGPAAIGRGRGGGFIPTKTIPPQESKPPQQRPPPNPNAKKPYLFVEDDAHRDSTDFESPVRHEKILPTEIVNILTGAGRGKPTKPETAHASKPKTENRHVRPQQPTKPKSSAEEQLTQEEKVKKAVGILSKGDGESVRASDGIRGGRGQLGPRGGRGRRRGRGGFLGRGSGRERREDKYEDSDDDEPEGLYLGDPADGEKLAEKLGPEVMNQLAEGFEEMSSRVLPSPADDAYIDALHTNLLIECEPEYLMEEFGTNPDIDEKPPIPLRDALEKMKPFLVAYEGIQSQEEWEEVIEETMKNVPLMKEIVDHYSGPERVTAKQQQEELERVAKTLPASAPASVKRFTERAVLSLQSNPGWGFDKKCQFMDKLVMEVSRQYK; this is translated from the exons ATGAGAAGCAGCATTAGGAAAATCCCCCACCCATTGATCGGCCGCGCCACCACCTCTGCCTCCATTCCCGCCGCCTTATCTACCTCTGGTGGAGGTAGGGGCCGTGGCGGACCCACCCCCTTCATTTTCAGTGTCGACAGCTCTGCCCAGACTGAATCTGACACTACCAAAGACGAATCGCCATCTTCATTTGGCCAAGGGCATGGCCATGGTAGAGGTAAACCTCTTCAGTCCCCTCCTATTCTACCGTCATTCCCTTCTGGTCCTGCTGCCATTGGCAGGGGCCGAGGCGGTGGATTTATTCCCACCAAAACCATTCCACCACAAGAATCTAAGCCACCCCAACAACGGCCGCCACCGAATCCCAATGCCAAAAAGCCCTATCTATTTGTTGAAGATGATGCACACCGCGATTCAACTGATTTTGAATCTCCTGTGAGGCACGAGAAGATCCTGCCCACCGAAATTGTCAATATCTTAACCGGCGCAGGTCGTGGGAAGCCCACAAAACCTGAAACGGCTCATGCCTCGAAGCCCAAGACTGAAAATAGGCATGTACGACCCCAGCAGCCCACAAAACCAAAGAGCTCAGCCGAGGAGCAATTGACTCAGGAGGAGAAAGTGAAAAAGGCCGTGGGAATTTTGTCAAAGGGAGATGGTGAGAGCGTCAGAGCTAGTGATGGCATTAGAGGTGGTAGAGGTCAACTGGGCCCACGAGGAGGCAGAGGAAGACGAAGAGGACGAGGAGGATTTTTGGGGAGAGGTAGTGGCCGAGAGAGACGAGAAGATAAATACGAGGATTCCGACGACGATGAGCCTGAGGGGCTTTATCTGGGTGATCCTGCTGATGGAGAGAAGTTGGCCGAGAAGCTCGGGCCAGAGGTTATGAATCAATTAGCTGAAGGGTTTGAGGAAATGTCGAGTAGGGTGCTGCCTTCCCCCGCAGATGATGCTTATATAGATGCACTTCACACCAACTTACTG ATTGAATGTGAACCAGAGTACTTGATGGAAGAGTTTGGCACCAACCCGGATATTGATGAGAAGCCTCCCATCCCTCTGCGTGATGCACTTGAGAAGATGAAACCTTTCCTCGTGGCATATGAAGGGATTCAAAGTCAAGAAGAGTGGGAG GAAGTGATAGAGGAAACTATGAAGAATGTGCCCCTTATGAAAGAGATTGTAGACCACTATAGTGGACCTGAGAGAGTAACTGCCAAGCAACAGCAAGAAGAGCTAGAAAGAGTGGCCAAAACTCTCCCAGCAAGTGCACCTGCATCTGTAAAACGCTTTACTGAGCGTGCTGTTCTTTCATTGCAG